One genomic segment of Erpetoichthys calabaricus chromosome 7, fErpCal1.3, whole genome shotgun sequence includes these proteins:
- the ccng2 gene encoding cyclin-G2 isoform X2: MFFSFPFEEQEINFPSKMKDLCGEELSNEVFKLLKQLHLHLEQEVNFLPKEAGLNLLEAAPENDKSMSAKQRDAQVEDLWSLTKFFGFNTETFVLAVNLLDRFLAKMKVQPKHLSCIGICCFNIAARVVEKECNIPSTHDIIRISQCKCTISDLTRMEKIISEKLMFQFKAITALTFLHLYHAVALSHTSERKEILNLEKLEAQLKACHCRLVFSKAKPSVLALSLLTLEIESLKSLDLFEIAQRVQQYSKIDDKELFYWRELVSKCLADYSSPECCKPNLKKLVWIVSRRTAQNLHSSYYSVPELPTIPEGAWDESESEDSCEDMSCEESE, translated from the exons atgtttttttcatttccttttgaaGAGCAGGAAATTAATTTCCCGTCAAag atgaaagattTGTGTGGCGAGGAGCTAAGTAATGAAGTATTCAAACTCCTGAAGCAGCTACATCTGCATCTGGAACAGGAAGTGAATTTTCTGCCAAAAGAAGCTGGACTGAACCTGCTTGAAGCTGCACCCGAG AATGATAAGAGTATGTCAGCCAAGCAAAGAGATGCTCAGGTTGAAGATCTCTGGAGCCTGACTAAATTCTTTGGTTTCAATACCGAGACATTTGTCCTGGCTGTTAACCTGCTTGATCGCTTTTTGGCAAAGATGAag GTGCAGCCTAAACATCTGTCCTGCATTGGCATCTGTTGCTTCAACATCGCAGCAAGAGTGGTTGAGAAGGAATGCAATATTCCATCTACACATGACATCATTCGCATAAGCCAATGCAAATGCACTATTTCTGACCTCACACGAATGGAGAAGATCATTTCAGAAAAACTGATGTTTCAGTTTAAAGCTATAACTGCCTTAACATTTTTGCACTTGTACCATGCTGTTGCACTTTCACATACCTCAGAAAG aAAAGAGATTCTGAATCTTGAGAAACTTGAAGCCCAGCTAAAAGCCTGCCATTGCCGACTTGTGTTTTCTAAAGCAAAA cCTTCAGTATTAGCCCTTTCTCTCCTCACCCTTGAAATAGAATCCTTAAAATCACTCGATCTTTTTGAAATTGCACAACGTGTACAGCAATATTCAAAG ATTGATGATAAAGAATTGTTTTACTGGAGAGAACTGGTATCTAAGTGTCTGGCTGACTATTCCTCACCCGAATGCTGCAAACCCAACCTCAAAAAGCTTGTCTGGATTGTTTCCCGGAGGACTGCTCAGAATCTTCATAGCAGCTACTATAGCGTTCCAGAGCTTCCCACTATTCCAGAGGGAGCCTGGGATGAAAGTGAAAG TGAGGATTCTTGCGAGGATATGAGCTGTGAAGAATCTGAGTAG
- the ccng2 gene encoding cyclin-G2 isoform X1, with translation MFFSFPFEEQEINFPSKMKDLCGEELSNEVFKLLKQLHLHLEQEVNFLPKEAGLNLLEAAPENDKSMSAKQRDAQVEDLWSLTKFFGFNTETFVLAVNLLDRFLAKMKVQPKHLSCIGICCFNIAARVVEKECNIPSTHDIIRISQCKCTISDLTRMEKIISEKLMFQFKAITALTFLHLYHAVALSHTSERKEILNLEKLEAQLKACHCRLVFSKAKVSFISYAFYCCLRYNNDAVHASFQNNTYYFSLFVFQPSVLALSLLTLEIESLKSLDLFEIAQRVQQYSKIDDKELFYWRELVSKCLADYSSPECCKPNLKKLVWIVSRRTAQNLHSSYYSVPELPTIPEGAWDESESEDSCEDMSCEESE, from the exons atgtttttttcatttccttttgaaGAGCAGGAAATTAATTTCCCGTCAAag atgaaagattTGTGTGGCGAGGAGCTAAGTAATGAAGTATTCAAACTCCTGAAGCAGCTACATCTGCATCTGGAACAGGAAGTGAATTTTCTGCCAAAAGAAGCTGGACTGAACCTGCTTGAAGCTGCACCCGAG AATGATAAGAGTATGTCAGCCAAGCAAAGAGATGCTCAGGTTGAAGATCTCTGGAGCCTGACTAAATTCTTTGGTTTCAATACCGAGACATTTGTCCTGGCTGTTAACCTGCTTGATCGCTTTTTGGCAAAGATGAag GTGCAGCCTAAACATCTGTCCTGCATTGGCATCTGTTGCTTCAACATCGCAGCAAGAGTGGTTGAGAAGGAATGCAATATTCCATCTACACATGACATCATTCGCATAAGCCAATGCAAATGCACTATTTCTGACCTCACACGAATGGAGAAGATCATTTCAGAAAAACTGATGTTTCAGTTTAAAGCTATAACTGCCTTAACATTTTTGCACTTGTACCATGCTGTTGCACTTTCACATACCTCAGAAAG aAAAGAGATTCTGAATCTTGAGAAACTTGAAGCCCAGCTAAAAGCCTGCCATTGCCGACTTGTGTTTTCTAAAGCAAAAGTAAGTTTCATTTCTTACGCATTTTACTGCTGTTTACGATATAATAATGATGCTGTTCATGCTTCCTTTCAAAACAATACTTactatttttcattgtttgtttttcagcCTTCAGTATTAGCCCTTTCTCTCCTCACCCTTGAAATAGAATCCTTAAAATCACTCGATCTTTTTGAAATTGCACAACGTGTACAGCAATATTCAAAG ATTGATGATAAAGAATTGTTTTACTGGAGAGAACTGGTATCTAAGTGTCTGGCTGACTATTCCTCACCCGAATGCTGCAAACCCAACCTCAAAAAGCTTGTCTGGATTGTTTCCCGGAGGACTGCTCAGAATCTTCATAGCAGCTACTATAGCGTTCCAGAGCTTCCCACTATTCCAGAGGGAGCCTGGGATGAAAGTGAAAG TGAGGATTCTTGCGAGGATATGAGCTGTGAAGAATCTGAGTAG